The window CCGACCTCATCGATCAACTCGCGATTGAGCCGGGCCCATTCCTCAGGAAAGCGGTTGTGCAGCAGCGCCGCGCTCTCGCCGCTGGCCAGCCGCGCCTCGAACGGCAGCGCCTCGCCGAAATCGGCCATCCAGCCGGAAAAGCCGCGGGCGAGCATTTCCTCCCTGAGCACCTGCTTGAGCCAAGTGCGCGCCGCCGGATTGGTCAGATCGACCAAGCCGGCGCTGAAGCTGGTATTCGGCAGTGCCAGCGGCTGGCCCTGGACATCGCGGACCAGATAGCCCCGCTCCAGCGCCTCGCGATAGAGATTACGCCGGTCACCGCCCTTCTCCGCCAGATCGACCAGAAATGGATTGACGTACGCCAGGCTGCGCACGCCCTTGGCCTGCAGTTCGGCGTTCAATTCCGGCCACTGCGGGTAATGCTGCTGATCGAGCGTCCAGCTCCACCACAGCTGCTGGCCGAAACTGGTGCTGCGCTGGCCGACCCAATCCTGCAGCCAGACTCCGGCCAGCGGCACCTTGGCTTGCTCCAGGCGGGCGAGGATCTCGCGCACCCGCTGGGTGCCGCCCTGCAAACCGACGATGGCGCCGCGCTGGGTCCAGTCCGGCAACGGCGGCATGCGCCCGACCACCGAGGTGTGCGCCTCGACCAAGGCACTCGGACTGTCGCCGGCATAGATGCGCGCCGCCAACTGCCCTTCGTGCACTTCCAGCTGCACGCGGCGCTCGTCGCGCAGGTCGAAAACCTGATAGGCCGCAGATTCGCTGAAGAAACTGCGCAGCTTGCTGGTCAGGTAATGTGGCACCGGCGCGTAACTGGTCCACCAATCGCCACCAGCCCGCGCGCTGAGGTTGGCGCCGAGCGTGAGGGGCTGCAGACCACGGCCGATGCCCTGCTCCTGCACCAGGATCGGCAAGCGCCGTCCGGCCAGGTCGAAGTGGGTGAACTGCTCGCCAAAGCCGAAGAAATGCTCATCGGCGTCCCGCGCCCAGCTCAGATAGAGGCGGTTCAGCGCCGGATCATCGAGCTTCACCGCCAGCCGTAGACCGCGTGCACCATCGGCCTGCAGGCTCAGGCTGTAGGCGCTGATACGGCCATCGGTGCAACGCAAATGCCCCTTGAGGGTGAGCTGCTGGCCAACCAGTTGGAAGCTTTCCAGGCTCTGCTCACGGCAGAGCAGGCCGCGCTGCTCCTCGACAAACAGCGCCCCGCGAAATTCCTCGACCTCATCATGGCCGAGCCCGGCGGCGAGAAACCCGCCCTCGGCTGCCCATAGGCTTTTGCCTGGCTGACCCACGCCCCGCAGGTCGAAACCTTTGCCAGACCAGGCGAAACGGTAGTCGCCGAGGACAAACTCGCGCGGCAACGCCAAGGCGGGCGGCACCACCAGCGAGCTCCACACCGGGCGCTCGCGCCAGTTCTGCCAGACCTGCCAGCCCGCCACACAGGCAGCCCCCAGCACGGCCAGCGCGACCAGTCCCTTTCCCCAACGCCCCATGCTTTCTCCTTAATCTCGCGAGCTAGAGCCATTTTTAACGCCATATGGCCGACGCGCAGCAGATCGTAAACAGGCTCTTATCTGTTCACAACGCGCCCACTCGTATGCTTGGCGCCCATTGGCAAGCTGCTTAAGCTGCGCGTCTTGCTTTTCTGGAGTTCGTCCATGCCGGTCTGGATACAAACCGCCGTTCTGCTCAGCCTTTCCAACATCTTCATGACCTTCGCCTGGTACGGCCACCTGAAGACCATGAACAGCAAGCCCTGGGTCATCGCCGCGCTGGTCAGCTGGGGCATTGCCCTGTTCGAGTACCTGATCATGGTGCCGGCCAACCGCATCGGCTATTCCGAGCTATCGGTCGGCCAGCTGAAAATCATGCAGGAAGTCATCACCCTCGCCGTGTTCGTGCCCTTCAGCGTGCTGTTCATGCAGCAGCCGCTGCGGCTCGACTACTTGTGGGCGGGCCTGTGCCTGCTCGGCGCGGTGTATTTTATCTTCCGCGCCTGAACCGGCCAGGGACCAGGCGCGTCGGTCGTTGCGACCGAGCGCGCCAGACTCGGCGTGATCATTTAGCCGTATTAAGCCGGGCAATCAGGCTCGAGGTATCCCAACGGCCGCCGCCCATGGCCTGCACGTCGGCATAGAACTGGTCGACCAGCGCCGTCACCGGCAATTGCGCGCCATTGCGCCGCGCTTCTTCGAGGATGATGGCGAAGTCCTTGCGCATCCAGTCGACGGCGAAACCGAAGTCGAACTTACCTTCCAGCATGCTCTGATGGCGGTGGTCCAGCTGCCAGGACTGCGCCGCCCCCTGACTGATCACCGCCATCGCCGTCTGCGCATCCAACCCCGCCGCCTGAGCGAAGTGCAGGGCCTCGGCCAAGGCCTGGAGCAGGCCGCCGACGCAAATCTGGTTGACCATCTTGGTCAGTTGGCCGCTGCCCGCCGGGCCCATCAGGGTGACCTGCTTGGCGTAGCTCTCGATCACCGGCACGGCGCGGTCGAAGAACACCTGCTCACCGCCGACCATCACAGTCAACATGCCGTTCTCGGCCCCGGCCTGACCGCCGGACACCGGCGCGTCGAGAAAACCCACCTCGCGCTCGGCCGCCAGTAGCGCCAGCAGCCGGGCGAGGTCGGCCGAGGCGGTGGTGTGATCGACCAGCACACTGCCGGGCGCCATGCCGGCCAACACGCCCTGCTCGCCGAACACCACGCTGCGCAAGTCGTCATCGTTGCCCACGCAGGTCATCACGAACTCGGCCCCCTGCGCCGCCTCGCGCGGAGTGGCGGCCGCCTCGCCGCCAAACTCATCGCCCCACAGCTCCACCTTGACCGGCGAGCGGTTGTACACGCACACCTCATGCCCTTCGCAGGCCAGATGACCGGCCATGTGGAAGCCCATGGTGCCGAGCCCGATAAATGCCACCTTAGCCATCGCCGTACTCCTTCTCTTCGCTTTGCCGACAGCCTAGCATGCGGTTTGCCGAGTCCAACAAGCGCTTCCATACTGGCCACAGAACCTGTTTCGGATCTCGCGAGCTAGAGCGAGACAAGGCAAAAACAGCCGAGGAAGCGCAGTTTACGAGTTGTAAATGAGCATTCCGAGGCTGTTTTTAACGCCGTATCGCCGACGCGCAGCAGATCCGAGACAGGTTCTCAGCGCCGGGAGGGCCTATGGGACATTGGTTAGTGATCGACCTGGAAGCCACCACCGAAGAGGGTGGCTGGCCGGTGACCGAGATGGAAATCATCGAGATCGGCGCCAGCCTGGTCAGTGCCGAGGGCCGCGAACTGGATCATTTCCAGCGTTTCGTGCGGCCGCTGCGGCGCCCCTGCCTGACCAGCTTCTGCCGCGAGCTCACCCATATCAGCCAGGCCAACGTCGATGCCGCGGCGCCGCTCGCCAGCATCTGGCCGCTGTTCGAGCGCTGGCTGGCCGCACACCTGCCGCGCTTGGCCGGCTGGGCCAGTTGGGGCGAATACGACCGCCGACAACTGGAACAGGAGTGGCAGCGCCATGGTCTGTCCAGCGTGCTGGCGCAGCTGCCGCATCTCAACCTCAAGCAGCGCTTCGCCGAAGTGCGCCAACTCGCCCGCCCGGTGGGTCTGCACAGCGCCCTGCAGTTGGCCGGTTTCAGTTTCCACGGCCAGCAGCACCGCGCCCTCGAAGACGCGCGCAATACCGCCCGGCTGCTGCCGCTGATCCTGCCGGCATAAAGCGGATGACGGGCTGAAACGCCTTGGGCATACTGACCGGCCTTTTTTCAGCCCCTCCCGAGGATTTCCGCATGTTCAAGGTTAACGAGTACTTCGACGGCACCGTCAAATCCATCGCCTTCGACATGGCCGCCGGCCCGGCCACCGTCGGCGTCATGGCTGCTGGCGAATACGAATTCGGCACCAGCCAGCTGGAAGTGATGCACGTGATCGCCGGCGCTCTGACCGTCAAACTGCCAGGCAGCGACAACTGGGCGACCTTCGAAGCGGGCAGCAACTTCACCGTACCGGCCAACAGCAAATTCCAGCTGAAAGTCGCGGTCGATACCGCTTACCTTTGCGAATACCGCTGAGTCGACCAGGCCTAAAAAAACCGGCCTGATGGCCGGTTTTTTTATTGCCGCCGTTTGCCACCCACCCCGGACTACCTCATGTCGCGTTCACCCAACTCCTCCTCCGTCCTGCTGCCGATCGGCCTGCTGCTGGTGGCCATGGCCTCGATCCAGGGTGGGGCTGCCCTGGCCAAGGGCCTGTTCCCGCTGATCGGCGCCGAAGGCACCACGGCGCTGCGACTGGGGCTGGCGGCGATCATCCTGACCCTGATCATGCACCCCTGGCGCGCGCGCCTGAGCGCGAGTTCCGCCCGCTCGCTGCTCGGCTACGGCGCCGCGCTCGGCGGCATGAACCTGATGTTCTATATGTCGCTGCGCAGCGTGCCGCTAGGCATCGCCGTGGCTTTGGAGTTCACCGGCCCGCTGACGCTGGCGCTGCTGTCGTCGCGACGCCTGCTGGACTTCATCTGGATCGCCCTGGCCGTGCTCGGCCTGTGGCTGCTGCTACCGAACGAACAGGCGCATGCGCCGATCGATCCGCTGGGCATGGCCTATGCCCTCGGTGCTGGGGTGTGTTGGGCGCTATACATCGTCTTCGGCCAGAAGGCCGGCGCCGAGCATGGCGGCCAGACCGTGGCGCTGGGCACCATAGTCGCCGCCCTGCTGGTGTTCCCGATCGGCCTGGCGCATGCCGGCAGCGCACTGTTTTCCTGGTCGCTACTGCCGGTCGCGCTGGGGGTCGCGGTGCTTTCTTCGGCTCTGCCCTACAGCCTGGAAATGGGTGCCCTGACCCGCCTGCCGGCGCGCACCTTCAGCACCCTGATGAGCATCGAGCCGGCCATCGCCGCGCTCTCCGGGCTGCTGTTCCTGCACGAACGGCTGAGCCTCCCGCAGTGGCTGGCGATCGGCGCCATCATCCTCGCCTCCACCGGCGCCGCGGCGACGGCCCGGGGCAAGGTGCCGCAGCCGCGGCCCGAGCCTTAGAACCTGTTTATGATCTGCTGCGCGTCGGCCGTACTGCGTTAAAAACCGGGCTCAGATGCTCATTGACAGCTGTAAACTCCGCTCTTCGCCCGCTTTTTGCCTTGTACGGCTCTAGCTCGCGAGATCGTAAACAGGTTCTTAAAACGCCATAGGGCGGATCACAGACCTCTGGTGGAAAACGCTACGCGGTTTTCCACCCTAGGCCTCGACGGCACCGAATTGCAGTTCGGCCAGGCGCCGATACAGCGCATTGCCGGCCACCAGTTGCGCATGGGTGCCGATCGCCACTAACCGGCCGTGGTCGATCACGGCGATGCGGTCGGCATTTTGCACGGTGGCCAGCCGGTGGGCGATCACCAAGGTGGTGCGCCCGGCCATCAGCAGCGGCAACGCCTGCTGGATCAGGTGTTCGCTTTCCGCATCCAGGGCGCTGGTGGCTTCGTCCAGCAGCAGGATCGGTGCGTCGACCAAGAGCGCCCGGGCAATCGCCAGACGCTGGCGTTGTCCGCCGGACAACCCCTGCCCGCTGTCACCGAGGTGGGTGCGATAGCCCTGCGGCATCTGCATGATGAACTCGTGGGCATGCGCCGCCCGCGCCGCGGCCTCGACTTCGGCCTGGGAAGCACTGGCCTTGCCATAGCGGATATTGTCCTCGACGCTGCCGAAGAACAGCGCCGGGTTCTGTGACACCAGAGCGAAGCAGCGGCGCAGGTCGCGCGGATCGAGGCGGGTCAGCGGCAGACCGTCGACCAGGATGCGCCCCGCCTGCGGATCGAAGAAGCGCAGCAGCAGGTCGAACAGCGTCGACTTGCCCGCTCCGGAAGGGCCGACCAGCGCCAGGGTCTCGCCGGGCTCGACGCTCAGGCTGAGGCCGTCGATGGCATAGCGCTCGGGCCGGGTCGGATAGGCGAAACGCAGGTGCTCCAGGACGATGCGGCCACTGACCTGCGCCGGCAGGCGCAGCACATCACCAAGCGGCGCGGTGATTTCATTGCGCGCCTGCAGCAGTTCGGCGATCCGCTCGGCCGCGCCGGCCGCGCGTTGCAATTCGCCGATCACCTCGCTGAGGGTGCCGAAGGCCATGCCGACGATCAGGCTGTAGAACACGAAGGCGGCCAGCTCGCCACCGGAAATCCGCCCACCGATCACATCCATGCCGCCGACCCAGAGCATCACCGCCACCGCGCCGAGCACCAGCACGATCACCACGGTGATCAGCCAGGCGCGCTGGGCGATGCGCCGGCGCGCGGTGTCGAACGCCAGTTCGACCGTGGCGGCGAAGCGCGTCTTGTCCTGTGCCTGGTGGTTGTAGGCCTGCACCGTCTTGATCTGGCCGAGCACTTCGCCGACGTAGCTGCCGACGTCCGCCACCCGGTCCTGGCTCTGCCGCGACAGGCTGCGCACACGGCGGCCGAAAATCAGGATCGGCGCGATCACCAGCGGCAGCGCGGCGATGACGATCGCCGACAGCTTGGGATTGGTGACGAACAACAGCACCACCCCGCCAACCAGCATCACCGCGTTGCGCAGCGCCATCGACAGCGACGAGCCGATCACCGACTGCAGCAGCGTGGTGTCGGCGGTCAGTCGCGACTGGATCTCGCTGCTGCGGTTGCTCTCGTAGAAGCCCGGATGCAGCTCGACCAGGTGATTGAACACGCGCATGCGGATGTCGGCGACGAAGCGCTCACCGAGCCACGACACCAGGTAGAAGCGCGTGAAGGTGCCCAGCGCCAACGCCAGCACCAGCAGCATGAACAGGCCGATCGACTGATTGAGCATGGCCGGCGACTGGGTGGCCAGGCCCTTGTCCACCAGCAACCTGATGCCCTGGCCCATGGACAGGGTGATGGCGGCGGTGAACAGCAGCGCCAACAGCGCGCCGGTCACCTGCCAGCGGTACGGCGCGATAAAGCGCCGGGTCATGTGCAGGGCGTTGCGCTGGCGATTGGAAAGGAAGAAGGGCATGGACGCTCCGCAACGACTTAGTGAGGGACAGTCTGCCCGGCGCGTGGTGCCTCCACCAGCCAGCCGATCAGACAGAGACTCAGACCCAACAGGTTGGTGCTGAGCGGATTGAAGGCCTGTATCAGCAACTCCGGAGCAAACCAGGCCACATCCAGCAACAGGCCAACGAGCAAGCCGGCAGTCAGCAGCAATGGCCAACGCTGCCAACGCACGACGCACAGCACGCCGGCCCAGCCCAGCTCAAGCACGCCGGCCAGTTGCGCGACCCGCTCCACCTCGGTCCAGCCATGGGCGGTGATCATCCGCACCTCGTCCGCACTGAGCCAGAGCAGCTTGGGCACCAGGCCGTGGCAGAGGAACAGTAGCGCGAGCGACAGGCGTACCAGCAGGGCAATCCGTCCAGCCTCCGGTTCACTCATGCAGGAAGCGCCCGGCATGATCGGCAGAGGGAATCAGGCAGGTAGCGTAGCGGCCGAACAAACGGTAACGGTTCAGGGCAATACGGTCGTAGCACCAATCCCTGAGCGGACGCGGGCACAGACGCAAGATCGTCAGAGCACGCCAGGGCCAAGGCAGCTGGGTGAGAATGCTCAGCACCGCATTGGAGCGCACGAACAGGCGGCCGTCCTCGACGTAGGCCATGGTGTCGAAACGGTCGGTGGGCAATCCAACCCACGCAAGGATTGCCTGACCTTCGGCCGACTGCACCGAGGCCAATTTGAAACGCTGCGCCCGGTCATGGCGGATGAGGAACTTCGCCCAGCCACTGCACAGACGGCAGACGCCGTCGAACAGCACCACCCGGTCGCCAGGGCGCAGACAGGCAGGCAGGTTTTCCAGGTTGGCCATCAAAATTCCCCGTCAGCCCATTCGGCTCGCTTCACACATCCCTACCCGCGACATCCCAACCAACGGGATACAGCAGCTCCTCCTTATACCCCGCCCATACCCGCACCGCATCGGGGAAGGCCGCATCCAGCGCCGGGTCGCCGCTGTCCACCAGCAGCGGGCGGCCTTCGAGGGTGCGCAGTTTGCGCTTAGTGGCGATCACCCGTAAGTGCTCGAGGCCGATGGCGCGCAGCACCCGCGGGCTGATCTGCTGGTTGCCACGGCCGAGGATGTGGCCCTGGCCGCCGATGGCGGTGACCAGCAGCCGGCTCGGATGACCGTCGACCAGGGCGAACAGCTGCGCCTCGGTGACGTCCGCTGCGATCAGCCGGCCGTTCTCGATCACGTCGACACCGAGCAGAGTGGTCTCCAGGCCCAGGCTACGGGCCAGACCATGCAGGGTCGAGCCGGGGCCAAGCACATAGCGCACGTCCGCCTCCCAGCTGTCCTCCAGCCAGGCGGCCAGCTCGCCGAGCACCAGCTCCTCGGACTCCATGCCCGCCTGCTTGACCTGCTGAACGAAGCCGCCCTCCTCCGGCACGGTCAGCTCACCGTACCAACGCGCGGCCACCTTACCCTCGCGCAGCGCGGCCTCGTCGAGATCGCGCACCTCACCACTGGCCAGACGCACCAGGCCGCCTTCGACCAGCCGGCGGGTCAGCTCGCCGGCCGCGCGCGGGCTGATGGCGTAGACCCCGGAGTGGATCTTCACCCCAGCCGGAATCCCCAGCACCGGCTGGCCTTCGCGCGCCGCCGCGCAGACATCGCGCGCGGTGCCGTCGCCACCGGCGAACAGGATCAGCGCCACGCCGGCGTCCTGCAGCAGGCCGATGGCGCGCTGGGTGTCCGCGGCGCTGGTCGTCGCGCCCGGCGCAGCACCGAGCAGGCGGTGGGCAAAGCCCATCTCGCCGAGCAAGTCGCCGCCCATCGCGCCGGGCAAGGTGAGGAACTCGATGCGCTCGGCCAATGGCCGCAGACACTCCAAGGCAATCCGCGTGCGCTGCGCGGCGCGCGGTTCGGCGCCGCGCGCCAGCGCCTCGGCAGCCACCCCGTCGCTGCCCTTGAGCGCCGCCGGGCCACCGAGCCCGGCCAATGGGTTAATGATCAGGCCCAGATGAAATCGCGTCATGCCTACCTCGTTGAACACGCCCCGCCCTGGGAGCCCATAATCCATAAGACCAAACAACCAGTCGCTGGCACAGAGCCTGCTTCGCTCTACTTCCGGCTGACCACAACCCGGGATGATGACGGATCTGCGCCATCATCGCTGCCCTCGATCGATGCGAGCCGCACCAATCCTGGGCAAATTCCACTGTCACCGCGCGTTCATCTATGCTTTCTAGACTGCACGCGTTACCGGAGAGAGGAGACTGGCCATGAGCAGAAACAGCAGCACATCCCAGCAACGCGTGATCCCACTCAAGCAGCAGAAGCCGATCGGCGGTGCGGTCATCGATGCCGAGGGGCGCGAAATCCCGATCACCGAGAAGATGATCCAGAAGGCCTGTCGCGAACTGGACAAGGCCTGGGTTTCGGCACCTAAGCACGACTGATGTTGCTCAGCCCTCTCCTGCCGGGAGAGGGCAAACCCCTCATACCAGTACCGCCCCCAGTGCCCGCACCAGTTGCGCCAGTTCCGGTGCCTCGCCGTTCAGGCGCACGCGCAGGCCATCGATTTCCCGGCGCAGCGGATAGTGCTTGCGCAAGGCGTCGAAAGCCGTGCGGCGCGCCGCCACGTCGCCTGTCAGGCTGCGGCGGAAGTCGGCATCGTCGCGGCGCGGGTCGTATACCGCGCGGCACAGCGTAGCCAGCGCCCAGGCCGGCGGCGTGCCGGCAGCCAGGTTCAGCTCGGGAAGCCAGGGCGCCGGCATCAGCTCGTCCAGCTGCACGCTCGCCGGCAAGCCGTTGACCGCACAGAACGCCTGGTAGATCTGCGCCGTGCCGCGCAACTTGCCGTCCAGGCTGTAGCCGGCGATATGCGGGGTCGCCAACCGGCACAACCGCGCCAGCTCGACGTCCACCTGCGGCTCGCCTTCCCAGACATCCAGCACCGCATCGAGATCCGCACGCCGCTCGAGCAGCTCGCGCAGCGCGGCGTTGTCCACCACCGCGCCGCGGCTGGCGTTGATCAGCCAGGTGCCGGGCTTGAGCCGGGCCAGGCGCTCGCCGTCGAGCAGATGGCGGGTGCCGGCATCCAGCGGCGTGTGCAGGCTGATCGCATCGCACTCGGCGAGGATGGTTTCGAGGCTGACGAAGTCGCCGCCCTCGGCGGCCTGGCGCGGCGGATCGCAGACCAGCACGCGCCAGCCGAGGCCACGCAACACCTCGACCAGCCGCCCGCCGACCTGGCCGGCGCCGACCACGCCGTAGCAGCGCCGGGACAGCTCGGCGCCATGCACCTCGGCCAGGGTCAGCAGGCTGCCGAGCACGTAGTCCACCACGCCGCGGGCGTTGCAGCCGGGCGCGCTGGCCCAGGCGATGCCGGCCTGCTGGAAGTAATCGAGGTCGAGATGGTCGGTGCCGATGGTGCAGGTGCCGACGAAGCGCACCGCGCTGCCCTGCAGCAGGGCGCGGTCGACCTGGGTCACCGAGCGCACCAGCAGCACCTCGGTGTCGGCCAGGGCGGTACGGTCGATGCCACGCCCCGGCAGACGGCGGATGTCGCCGAAGCCAGCGAAGAAGGCCTCGACCAGCGGGATATTTTCGTCGGCAAGAATTTGCATCGCAGGCTCCTAAACTCGGGCGGCCATTTTAGGGCAGTCGCGCCGGCCACGTCGCCCACTGCCGGCACACGGACTTTCCTGTCTCCTGCGTCAAGAAGTAGACTAGCCGCTCTTCTGCAAGTCCTGCCTGCCGCGCTTGCCGCGCGCATCTCAAGGCAGCACGAGTGCCCGGAACGCACTGCCGACATAGTGCCGCTCGAACCTGGATCAAACCGTGCCTGTCTCCGAACATCGCTTTATCCGTACCTTGCGCGAGCTGCGCACGCTGATGGCGCTCGCCACCCCGATCATGATCGCCCAGCTGGCGCACTCGGCCATGGGCTTCGTCGATGCCGTCATGGCCGGCCGCGTCAGCCCGCGCGACCTCGCCGCCGTGGCCCTGGGCAACTCGATCTGGGTGCCGGTGTTTCTGTTGATGACCGGCATCCTGCTGGCCACCACCGCCAAAGTCGCGCAACGCGTCGGCGCCGGCAACGTGGAGGAGATCGGCCCGCTGGTGCGCCAGGCCCTGTGGCTGGCGCTGGCGGTCGGCCTCGGCGCGGCGGCGCTGTTGGTGTTCGGCGCCGAGCCGGTGTTGCGGCTGATGGGCATCGATCCGGGGCTGGTCACCCCGAGCATGGGTTACCTGTACGGTATCGCCATGGGCTTTCCGGCAGTGGCGCTGTATCACGTGCTGCGCTGTTTCAGCGACGGCCTGGGCCGTACCCGGCCGAGCATGCTGATCGGCATTGGCGGCCTGCTGCTGAACATTCCCCTCAACTATGTGCTGATCTACGGCCACCTGGGCTTTCCGGCCCTAGGCGGAGTCGGCTGCGGCTGGGCCAGCGGCACGGTGATGTGGTTCATGTTCATCGGCATGCTTGGCTGGGTGCGCTGGGCGCCGGTGTATCAGCCATGCCGGCTGTTCAGCCACTTCGAGTGGCCGCAGTGGCAGCCGATCCAGCGCCTGCTCAGCATCGGCCTGCCGATCGGCATCGCGGTGTTCGCCGAGTCGAGCATCTTCGCGGTGATCGCCCTGCTGGTCGGCGGCCTCGGCGCCAATGTGGTCGCCGGCCACCAGATCGCGCTGAACTTCAGCTCGCTGGTGTTCATGATCCCCTACTCGCTGGGCATGGCCGTGACCGTGCGCATCGGCCAGAGCCTGGGCGCCGGCGAGCCGCGCACGGCGCGCTTCGCCGCCGGCGTGGGGATGGGCGCGGCGCTGGCCTACGCCTGTCTGTCGGCCAGCCTGATGCTGTGGCTGCGGCACGGCATCGCCGGCATCTACACGGCGGACCCGCAGGTGATCGCGGTGGCGGCGACGCTGATCGTGTATGCGGCGCTGTTCCAGTTCTCCGACGCCATCCAGGTCACCGCCGCCGGCGCGCTACGCGGCTATCAGGACACCCGCATCACCATGCTGCTGACCCTGTTCGCCTACTGGGGCATCGGCCTGCCGGTGGGTTATGCGCTCGGCCTGAGCGACTGGTTCGGCGCCCCGAGCGGGCCGAGCGGGCTATGGCAGGGGTTGGTGGTCGGCCTGACCTGCGCGGCGCTGATGCTCGCCATCCGTCTGGCGCGCAGCGCGAAGCGGCGTATCCGCTTGCAGCAGAGCGCCTGAAAGCGTCGGGCGCAGCGGACTCAACCGGACTTCTTGCGAATCCGATACAGCGCGTAGGTTGGGTTGAGGAGCGCAGCGACGAAGCCCAACGGGCGGCGGCACTCCCAACGCCGAAGCCAGGCCCTACCGCGCCGTTGGGCTTCGCTGCTCTCAGCGCCAACCTAGGGATCAGGCGTCGGCTTTCTTGCGAATCCAGTACAGGTAAGTGCCCGCCTGTTCCTGCTGCTCGATCAACTCGTGGCCGAGAAACATGCAGAACTTGGGGATGTCGCGACGGGTCGAGGGGTCGGTGGCGATCACCTTGAGCAGGCCGCCAGCCGCCAGGTCGCGCACCTTGTTGTGCAGCAGCATTACCGGCTCGGGGCAGTTGAGGCCGGTGGCATCGAGCACGGCGTCGGCGGTCAGGCTATCGGATGAGGACATGGGCAGGCTCCGGAAACAGGCGGCCATTGTCGCGCAAACTTGACCTCGAGGTCACCTTTGCCGGATGGGTTGCCGGGCCAGGCTTCCCTCAACTCTTGGTAAAGCGCTCCAGCAAGGGCTCCAAGGCTTGGTCGGCCTTGCCCTCGGCCGCCTGCAAGGCCTGTTGCCAGAGTGGCGCCAGAGCAGCCAG is drawn from Pseudomonas cavernae and contains these coding sequences:
- a CDS encoding ATP-NAD kinase family protein, with the translated sequence MTRFHLGLIINPLAGLGGPAALKGSDGVAAEALARGAEPRAAQRTRIALECLRPLAERIEFLTLPGAMGGDLLGEMGFAHRLLGAAPGATTSAADTQRAIGLLQDAGVALILFAGGDGTARDVCAAAREGQPVLGIPAGVKIHSGVYAISPRAAGELTRRLVEGGLVRLASGEVRDLDEAALREGKVAARWYGELTVPEEGGFVQQVKQAGMESEELVLGELAAWLEDSWEADVRYVLGPGSTLHGLARSLGLETTLLGVDVIENGRLIAADVTEAQLFALVDGHPSRLLVTAIGGQGHILGRGNQQISPRVLRAIGLEHLRVIATKRKLRTLEGRPLLVDSGDPALDAAFPDAVRVWAGYKEELLYPVGWDVAGRDV
- a CDS encoding PA1571 family protein, encoding MSRNSSTSQQRVIPLKQQKPIGGAVIDAEGREIPITEKMIQKACRELDKAWVSAPKHD
- the pdxB gene encoding 4-phosphoerythronate dehydrogenase PdxB; the encoded protein is MQILADENIPLVEAFFAGFGDIRRLPGRGIDRTALADTEVLLVRSVTQVDRALLQGSAVRFVGTCTIGTDHLDLDYFQQAGIAWASAPGCNARGVVDYVLGSLLTLAEVHGAELSRRCYGVVGAGQVGGRLVEVLRGLGWRVLVCDPPRQAAEGGDFVSLETILAECDAISLHTPLDAGTRHLLDGERLARLKPGTWLINASRGAVVDNAALRELLERRADLDAVLDVWEGEPQVDVELARLCRLATPHIAGYSLDGKLRGTAQIYQAFCAVNGLPASVQLDELMPAPWLPELNLAAGTPPAWALATLCRAVYDPRRDDADFRRSLTGDVAARRTAFDALRKHYPLRREIDGLRVRLNGEAPELAQLVRALGAVLV
- a CDS encoding MATE family efflux transporter; translation: MALATPIMIAQLAHSAMGFVDAVMAGRVSPRDLAAVALGNSIWVPVFLLMTGILLATTAKVAQRVGAGNVEEIGPLVRQALWLALAVGLGAAALLVFGAEPVLRLMGIDPGLVTPSMGYLYGIAMGFPAVALYHVLRCFSDGLGRTRPSMLIGIGGLLLNIPLNYVLIYGHLGFPALGGVGCGWASGTVMWFMFIGMLGWVRWAPVYQPCRLFSHFEWPQWQPIQRLLSIGLPIGIAVFAESSIFAVIALLVGGLGANVVAGHQIALNFSSLVFMIPYSLGMAVTVRIGQSLGAGEPRTARFAAGVGMGAALAYACLSASLMLWLRHGIAGIYTADPQVIAVAATLIVYAALFQFSDAIQVTAAGALRGYQDTRITMLLTLFAYWGIGLPVGYALGLSDWFGAPSGPSGLWQGLVVGLTCAALMLAIRLARSAKRRIRLQQSA
- the tusA gene encoding sulfurtransferase TusA, whose product is MSSSDSLTADAVLDATGLNCPEPVMLLHNKVRDLAAGGLLKVIATDPSTRRDIPKFCMFLGHELIEQQEQAGTYLYWIRKKADA